In Camelus bactrianus isolate YW-2024 breed Bactrian camel chromosome 34, ASM4877302v1, whole genome shotgun sequence, one genomic interval encodes:
- the ITFG2 gene encoding KICSTOR complex protein ITFG2 isoform X1, whose amino-acid sequence MRSVSYVQRVALEFSGSLFPHAICLGDVDNDTLNELVVGDTSGKLSVYKSDDSRPWLTCSCQGMLTCVGVGDVCNKGKNLVVAVSAEGWFHLCDLTPAKALGASGHHETLVGEEPRPVFKQHIPANTKVMLISDIDGDGRCELVVGYTDRVVRAFRWEDLGDSTEHLTGQLVSLKKWMLEGQVDSLSVTPGPLGAPELMVSQPGCAYAILLCTWNRDAGPAPTSEGLAEGTRETPAPRDVVLHQTSGRTHNKNVSTHLIGNIRRGGGHSPESGASGLFALCTLDGTLKLMEEADRLLWSVQVDHQLFALEKLDVTGNGHEEVVACAWDGQTYIIDHNRTVVRFQVDENIRAFCAGLYACKEGRNSPCLVYVTFNQKIYVYWEVQLERMESTNLLKLLEAQPDFRGLLRDLGVGPDDLPAARALLHQTLYHPDRPLQCVPTGLQDPT is encoded by the exons TTAAATGAACTGGTGGTGGGAGACACCAGTGGAAAGCTGTCTGTGTATAAGAGTGATGACAGCCGGCCGTGGCTCACCTGTTCCTGCCAGGGAATG CTCACTTGTGTCGGTGTTGGAGATGTATGTAACAAAGGGAAG AACCTGGTGGTGGCCGTCAGTGCCGAGGGCTGGTTTCACTTGTGTGACCTGACACCTGCCAAGGCCCTGGGTGCTTCAGGGCACCACGAGACCCTCGTGGGGGAGGAGCCCCGCCCCGTCTTCAAGCAgcacatccctgccaacaccaAGGTCATGCTGATCAGCGACATCG ACGGCGATGGCCGCTGCGAGCTGGTGGTGGGTTACACAGACCGTGTGGTGCGGGCTTTCCGCTGGGAAGACCTGGGTGACAGCACTGAGCATCTGACCGGGCAGCTGGTGTCACTCAAGAAATGGATGCTGGAGGGTCAG GTGGACAGTCTCTCAGTGACTCCAGGGCCCCTGGGCGCTCCCGAACTGATGGTGTCTCAGCCAGGCTGTGCTTATGCAATTCTGCTGTGCACCTGGAACAGGGATGCTGGGCCCGCCCCCACCTCCGAGGGGCTGGCGGAGGGCACTCG gGAGACCCCAGCTCCCCGAGACGTGGTACTGCACCAGACATCCGGCCGCACCCACAACAAGAATGTCTCCACTCACCTCATTGGCAACATCAGGCGAggcggag gCCACAGCCCTGAGAGCGGTGCCTCTGGCCTCTTTGCCCTCTGCACCCTGGACG GGACGCTGAAGCTCATGGAGGAAGCAGACAGACTGCTGTGGTCGGTGCAGGTGGACCACCAGCTTTTTGCCCTCGAGAAACTGGACGTCACG GGCAATGGGCACGAGGAGGTGGTTGCCTGTGCCTGGGACGGACAGACGTACATCATCGATCACAACCGCACTGTCGTCCGCTTCCAAGTGGATGAGAACATCCGCGCCTTCTGTGCAG GCCTGTACGCCTGCAAGGAGGGCCGCAACAGCCCCTGCCTGGTGTACGTCACCTTCAACCAGAAGATCTACGTGTACTGGGAGGTGCAGCTTGAGCGGATGGAGTCTACCAACCTGCTGAAGCTGCTGGAGGCCCAGCCAGACTTCCGGGGCCTGCTGCGGGATCTGGGCGTAG GTCCTGACGACCTCCCGGCCGCCCGTGCCCTACTGCACCAAACCCTCTACCACCCGGACCGGCCACTGCAGTGTGTTCCCACAGGCCTCCAGGATCCCACCTAG
- the ITFG2 gene encoding KICSTOR complex protein ITFG2 isoform X2 — protein MRSVSYVQRVALEFSGSLFPHAICLGDVDNDTLTCVGVGDVCNKGKNLVVAVSAEGWFHLCDLTPAKALGASGHHETLVGEEPRPVFKQHIPANTKVMLISDIDGDGRCELVVGYTDRVVRAFRWEDLGDSTEHLTGQLVSLKKWMLEGQVDSLSVTPGPLGAPELMVSQPGCAYAILLCTWNRDAGPAPTSEGLAEGTRETPAPRDVVLHQTSGRTHNKNVSTHLIGNIRRGGGHSPESGASGLFALCTLDGTLKLMEEADRLLWSVQVDHQLFALEKLDVTGNGHEEVVACAWDGQTYIIDHNRTVVRFQVDENIRAFCAGLYACKEGRNSPCLVYVTFNQKIYVYWEVQLERMESTNLLKLLEAQPDFRGLLRDLGVGPDDLPAARALLHQTLYHPDRPLQCVPTGLQDPT, from the exons CTCACTTGTGTCGGTGTTGGAGATGTATGTAACAAAGGGAAG AACCTGGTGGTGGCCGTCAGTGCCGAGGGCTGGTTTCACTTGTGTGACCTGACACCTGCCAAGGCCCTGGGTGCTTCAGGGCACCACGAGACCCTCGTGGGGGAGGAGCCCCGCCCCGTCTTCAAGCAgcacatccctgccaacaccaAGGTCATGCTGATCAGCGACATCG ACGGCGATGGCCGCTGCGAGCTGGTGGTGGGTTACACAGACCGTGTGGTGCGGGCTTTCCGCTGGGAAGACCTGGGTGACAGCACTGAGCATCTGACCGGGCAGCTGGTGTCACTCAAGAAATGGATGCTGGAGGGTCAG GTGGACAGTCTCTCAGTGACTCCAGGGCCCCTGGGCGCTCCCGAACTGATGGTGTCTCAGCCAGGCTGTGCTTATGCAATTCTGCTGTGCACCTGGAACAGGGATGCTGGGCCCGCCCCCACCTCCGAGGGGCTGGCGGAGGGCACTCG gGAGACCCCAGCTCCCCGAGACGTGGTACTGCACCAGACATCCGGCCGCACCCACAACAAGAATGTCTCCACTCACCTCATTGGCAACATCAGGCGAggcggag gCCACAGCCCTGAGAGCGGTGCCTCTGGCCTCTTTGCCCTCTGCACCCTGGACG GGACGCTGAAGCTCATGGAGGAAGCAGACAGACTGCTGTGGTCGGTGCAGGTGGACCACCAGCTTTTTGCCCTCGAGAAACTGGACGTCACG GGCAATGGGCACGAGGAGGTGGTTGCCTGTGCCTGGGACGGACAGACGTACATCATCGATCACAACCGCACTGTCGTCCGCTTCCAAGTGGATGAGAACATCCGCGCCTTCTGTGCAG GCCTGTACGCCTGCAAGGAGGGCCGCAACAGCCCCTGCCTGGTGTACGTCACCTTCAACCAGAAGATCTACGTGTACTGGGAGGTGCAGCTTGAGCGGATGGAGTCTACCAACCTGCTGAAGCTGCTGGAGGCCCAGCCAGACTTCCGGGGCCTGCTGCGGGATCTGGGCGTAG GTCCTGACGACCTCCCGGCCGCCCGTGCCCTACTGCACCAAACCCTCTACCACCCGGACCGGCCACTGCAGTGTGTTCCCACAGGCCTCCAGGATCCCACCTAG
- the NRIP2 gene encoding nuclear receptor-interacting protein 2 — MEGRTTAGAMSTRPEAPREEGDSGSGGREAELRGRAQLSQQRRLRQATQFLHKDSADLLPLDSLKRLGTSKDWQPHSVIQRRLVEGTQSHAQGESPLVQALIHGQEGRRRTSKTERPALLVNCKCQDQVLRVAVDTGTDYNQISAGCLSRLGLGKRALKAPGGDLAPGPPAQVEQLELQLGQETVACSARVVDVESPELCLGLQTLLALKCCIDLERGVLRLRAPFSELPFLPLHPEPGQ, encoded by the exons atggaggggaggaccACCGCAGGGGCCATGAGCACCAGGCCGGAGGCCCCGAGGGAGGAGGGAGACTCCGGGAGCGGGGGACGGGAGGCAGAGCTGCGGGGCCGAGCCCAGCTGAGCCAGCAGCGCCGGCTCAGACAGGCCACCCAGTTCCTGCACAAGGACTCGGCCGACCTGCTCCCCCTGGACAGCCTCAAGAGGCTCGGCACCTCCAAGGACTGG CAGCCACACAGTGTGATCCAGAGACGCCTGGTGGAGGGGACCCAGAGTCATGCTCAGGGGGAGTCTCCCCTGGTGCAGGCCCTGATTCAcggccaggagggcaggaggaggaccAGCAAGACAGAGAGGCCAGCTCTTCTGGTCAACTGCAAG TGCCAGGACCAGGTGCTTAGGGTGGCCGTGGACACTGGCACCGACTACAATCAGATCTCCGCGGGATGCCTCAGCCGCCTGGG GTTAGGGAAGAGGGCCCTAAAAGCCCCAGGTGGGGACCTggcccctgggcccccagcccaggTGGAGCAGCTGGAGCTACAGCTAGGCCAGGAGACTGTGGCATGCTCCGCTCGGGTGGTGG ATGTGGAGAGTCCTGAACTCTGTCTTGGGCTGCAAACTCTGCTCGCTCTCAAG TGCTGCATCGACCTGGAACGCGGCGTGCTGCGGCTGAGAGCCCCCTTCTCTGAGCTGCCTTTCCTGCCTCTGCACCCAGAGCCTGGCCAGTGA
- the TEX52 gene encoding testis-expressed protein 52 isoform X1, which yields MASNVQRSPSGQSNPSRVREPFLKMVRAREPLPPRRTRARRELLLPLAPCEPPGFTSQARRQLAPELPARTEMKAKVRQRTASPCGDEAPHSWGFHTWLDAGRLPAAFRTRPDRPYDSSVWRWLTDARAHGRPPAEAPVPPPSWMGQNSFVTFIGSTPIFLDPNRKTQVMLWTVKELREVEKLKLRSEARAPPLDANGNILPPKTFQKYRHISAGGNCEPRGLQLIPNPLPSDLARSWPCPNPLPHYQEKALTLALLPSAPLSRDLVRSYQTLLQDQVALPLRHLSRAQPGRTCTGKRRPGHV from the exons ATGGCCAGCAACGTGCAGAGGTCACCCTCAGGGCAGAGTAACCCATCCCGCGTCAGGGAACCTTTTCTGAAG ATGGTCCGCGCCCGCGAGCCCCTCCCGCCCCGCCGCACGAGGGCCCGGCGCGAGCTCCTCCTGCCCCTCGCGCCCTGCGAGCCGCCCGGCTTCACATCCCAAGCCCGCCGCCAGCTGGCCCCGGAGCTGCCCGCCCGCACGGAGATGAAGGCCAAGGTGCGCCAGCGAACGGCCTCCCCGTGCGGGGACGAGGCCCCGCACTCCTGGGGCTTCCACACCTGGCTGGACGCGGGGCGCCTGCCCGCCGCCTTCCGCACCAGGCCGGACAGGCCCTACGACAGCAGCGTCTGGCGCTGGCTGACGGACGCCAGGGCCCACGGCCGCCCCCCAGCGGAGGCCCCCgtgccccctccctcctggaTGGGCCAGAACAGCTTTGTGACCTTCATCGGCTCCACCCCTATTTTCCTGGACCCAAACAGGAAGACCCAGGTGATGCTCTGGACGGTGAAGGAGCTGAGGGAGGTGGAGAAACTCAAGCTGAGGAGTGAGGCAAGGGCGCCTCCCCTCGATGCCAATGGCAACATCCTGCCCCCAAAGACCTTCCAGAA GTACCGGCACATCTCAGCTGGAGGAAATTGTGAGCCCCGGGGCCTCCAGCTCATACCCAACCCACTCCCCAGTGACCTTGCCAGGAGCTGGCCCTGCCCCAACCCACTGCCTCATTACCAGGAGAAGGCGCTCACGCTGGCCTTGCTGCCCAGTGCGCCTCTGAGCCGGGACCTAGTGAGGAGTTACCAAACCCTGCTCCAGGACCAGGTGGCCTTGCCCCTCCGCCATCTCTCCAGGGCCCAGCCTGGCAGGACTTGCACAGGAAAGAGGAGACCTGGGCACGTCTAG
- the TEX52 gene encoding testis-expressed protein 52 isoform X2, with protein sequence MASNVQRSPSGQSNPSRVREPFLKMVRAREPLPPRRTRARRELLLPLAPCEPPGFTSQARRQLAPELPARTEMKAKVRQRTASPCGDEAPHSWGFHTWLDAGRLPAAFRTRPDRPYDSSVWRWLTDARAHGRPPAEAPVPPPSWMGQNSFVTFIGSTPIFLDPNRKTQVMLWTVKELREVEKLKLRSEARAPPLDANGNILPPKTFQK encoded by the exons ATGGCCAGCAACGTGCAGAGGTCACCCTCAGGGCAGAGTAACCCATCCCGCGTCAGGGAACCTTTTCTGAAG ATGGTCCGCGCCCGCGAGCCCCTCCCGCCCCGCCGCACGAGGGCCCGGCGCGAGCTCCTCCTGCCCCTCGCGCCCTGCGAGCCGCCCGGCTTCACATCCCAAGCCCGCCGCCAGCTGGCCCCGGAGCTGCCCGCCCGCACGGAGATGAAGGCCAAGGTGCGCCAGCGAACGGCCTCCCCGTGCGGGGACGAGGCCCCGCACTCCTGGGGCTTCCACACCTGGCTGGACGCGGGGCGCCTGCCCGCCGCCTTCCGCACCAGGCCGGACAGGCCCTACGACAGCAGCGTCTGGCGCTGGCTGACGGACGCCAGGGCCCACGGCCGCCCCCCAGCGGAGGCCCCCgtgccccctccctcctggaTGGGCCAGAACAGCTTTGTGACCTTCATCGGCTCCACCCCTATTTTCCTGGACCCAAACAGGAAGACCCAGGTGATGCTCTGGACGGTGAAGGAGCTGAGGGAGGTGGAGAAACTCAAGCTGAGGAGTGAGGCAAGGGCGCCTCCCCTCGATGCCAATGGCAACATCCTGCCCCCAAAGACCTTCCAGAAGTAA